One region of Fragaria vesca subsp. vesca linkage group LG4, FraVesHawaii_1.0, whole genome shotgun sequence genomic DNA includes:
- the LOC101300239 gene encoding FGGY carbohydrate kinase domain-containing protein-like, with the protein MTSAISASATDRSVFLGVDVGTGSARAGVFDENGKLLGSSSSPIQIWKDSDCVEQSSTDIWHAISAAVKAACSLAEVSGEEVKGLGFAATCSLVAVDSDGSPVTVSWSGDSRRNIIVWMDHRAVEQAERINSCNSPVLQYCGGALSPEMQPPKLLWVKENLPESWSMVFRWMDLSDWLSYRATGDDTRSLCTTVCKWTYLGHAHMQQNNEKDSRDMEACGWDDDFWEEIGLGDLVEGHHAKIGRSVAFPGHPLGSGLTSTAAKELGLVAGIPVGTSLIDAHAGGVGVLESVPSSDSQPKESDIEALCHRMVLVCGTSTCHMVVSQKKLFIPGVWGPYWSAMVPEQWLTEGGQSATGALLDHIIENHVASPHLANRAASQRISVFELLNKILEKTMFDLKRPFLASLTEDIHVFPDFHGNRSPIADPKAKGIICGLTLDTSEKQLALQYLATLQGIAYGTRHIVEHCNTQGHKIDTILACGGLAKNHLFIQEHADIIGCPIILPRESEPVLLGAAILGAVAARKYSSMHDAMKALNASGQVIHPSKDPKVKKYHDAKYRIFRELYEQQLSHRSLMAQALT; encoded by the exons ATGACCTCCGCCATCTCTGCCTCCGCCACCGACCGCTCCGTCTTCCTCGGCGTCGACGTCGGCACCGGCAGCGCCCGCGCAG GTGTGTTTGATGAGAACGGGAAGCTTCTAGGTTCGTCTAGCAGTCCTATACAGATTTGGAAAGACAGTGATTGCGTTGAG CAATCTTCGACAGATATTTGGCATGCAATTAGTGCTGCTGTAAAAGCAGCATGCTCCCTTGCAGAAGTTTCCGGGGAGGAAGTGAAGGGTCTGGGATTTGCGGCTACTTGTTCACTAG TTGCAGTGGATTCTGATGGCTCTCCTGTAACGGTTTCCTGGAGTGGTGATTCAAGAAGAAACATAATAGTGTGGATGGACCATAGAGCCGTAGAGCAAGCTGAAAGGATCAATTCATGCAACTCACCCGTCCTGCAGTACTGTGGCGGAGCTCTTTCCCCTGAGATGCAGCCTCCAAAG CTTCTATGGGTCAAAGAAAATCTGCCAGAGTCTTGGTCAATGGTCTTCAGGTGGATGGACTTGAGTGATTGGTTATCATACAG GGCCACAGGAGATGATACACGTAGTCTCTGTACAACAGTTTGCAAATGGACGTATCTTGGTCATGCTCATATGCAGCAAAACAATGAGAAAGATTCTCGAGACATGGAAGCTTGTGGATGGGATGATGATTTCTGGGAGGAGATTGGGTTAGGTGATCTTGTTGAAGGGCATCATGCTAAGATAG GACGAAGTGTAGCCTTCCCTGGCCATCCTTTGGGTTCTGGTCTCACATCTACTGCTGCGAAG GAACTAGGTCTTGTAGCAGGGATTCCTGTTGGTACTTCGCTAATTGATGCTCATGCCGGTGGTGTGGGGGTATTGGAAAGCGTGCCTTCATCAGATTCTCAGCCTAAAG AGTCCGATATTGAAGCTCTATGCCATCGTATGGTGTTAGTATGTGGAACTTCTACTTGCCATATGGTTGTATCACAGAAGAAGCTATTCATTCCAGGGGTCTGGGGTCCGTACTGGTCAG CTATGGTACCTGAACAATGGCTCACAGAAGGTGGTCAGAGTGCTACTGGTGCATTATTGGATCACATAATTGAAAACCATGTTGCTTCCCCTCACCTTGCCAATCGTGCTGCTTCTCAAC GCATTTCTGTGTTTGAACTTTTGAACAAGATATTGGAAAAAACTATGTTTGATCTGAAGCGTCCATTCCTTGCTTCTTTGACTGAAGATATTCATGTCTTTCCTGATTTTCATGGGAACAG GTCGCCAATTGCGGATCCAAAAGCAAAAGGAATTATCTGTGGTTTAACACTTGATACAAGTGAGAAGCAATTGGCACTTCAGTATCTTGCCACACTGCAAGGTATTGCATATGGGACTCGCCATATTGTAGAACACTGCAATACCCAGGGTCACAAA ATTGACACCATACTAGCTTGTGGAGGCCTTGCTAAGAACCATCTATTCATACAAGAACATGCAGATATAATCG GTTGCCCTATTATTCTTCCACGGGAAAGTGAGCCTGTGCTATTGGGTGCTGCCATTCTTGGTGCTGTAGCTGCTAGGAAATATTCGAGTATGCATGATGCCATGAAGGCCCTGAATGCGTCGGGGCAG GTGATCCATCCATCCAAAGACCCTAAGGTGAAGAAGTACCATGATGCCAAGTACCGCATTTTTCGTGAGCTTTATGAGCAGCAGCTATCTCATCGTTCGCTGATGGCTCAAGCCTTGACATAG